In one window of Leifsonia sp. NPDC080035 DNA:
- the ctaD gene encoding cytochrome c oxidase subunit I, whose protein sequence is MTTTAPAPGATTAPAPRPTILSANGVERKGNILVNYITSTDHKTIGYMYLISSFVYFLIGGVMALIIRAQLFEPGLQVVQTKEQYNQLFTMHGTIMLLMFATPLFAGFANVLMPLQIGAPDVAFPRLNALAYWFYSFGSLIAVAGFLTPQGAASFGWFAYAPLSSTTFSPGVGGNLWVVGLGLSGFGTILGAVNFITTIITMRAPGMTMFRMPIFTWNTLVTSILVLMAFPVLAAAMFALAADRVFDAHIYDAANGGALLWQHLFWFFGHPEVYIIALPFFGIVSEIFPVFSRKPIFGYKTLIYATIAIAALSVTVWAHHMYVTGSVLLPWFSLMTMLIAVPTGVKIFNWVGTMWRGSLTFESPMLWSIGFLITFTFGGLTGVILASPPLDFHVSDTYFVVAHFHYVVFGTVVFAMFAGFYFWWPKWTGKMLNDRLGKWHFWLLFIGFHTTFLIQHWLGVVGMPRRYATYLPSDGFTWMNQVSSIGAGILAISMIPFFVNVYLTARNAPKVMVNDPWGYGRSLEWATSCPPPRHNFTSIPRIRSESPAFDLNHPEAGIPIGVGGGKDAPDAPVLDVADNKVK, encoded by the coding sequence ATGACGACGACAGCACCGGCGCCAGGAGCGACCACCGCGCCCGCTCCCCGGCCGACCATCCTCAGCGCCAACGGGGTGGAGCGCAAGGGCAACATCCTTGTGAACTACATCACGTCGACGGACCACAAGACGATCGGGTACATGTACCTCATCTCCTCGTTCGTCTACTTCCTCATCGGCGGTGTGATGGCCCTCATCATCCGCGCCCAGCTCTTCGAGCCGGGCCTGCAGGTGGTGCAGACCAAGGAGCAGTACAACCAGCTCTTCACCATGCACGGCACGATCATGCTGCTCATGTTCGCGACGCCGCTCTTCGCGGGCTTCGCCAACGTGCTCATGCCGCTGCAGATCGGCGCCCCCGACGTCGCGTTCCCGCGACTGAACGCGCTGGCCTACTGGTTCTACTCGTTCGGCTCGCTGATCGCGGTCGCCGGCTTCCTCACCCCGCAGGGCGCCGCGTCGTTCGGCTGGTTCGCCTACGCACCGCTCTCGAGTACGACGTTCTCACCGGGAGTCGGCGGGAACCTCTGGGTCGTCGGTCTCGGCCTCTCCGGCTTCGGAACCATCCTCGGCGCCGTGAACTTCATCACGACGATCATCACGATGCGCGCTCCGGGCATGACGATGTTCCGCATGCCGATCTTCACCTGGAACACCCTGGTGACCTCGATCCTCGTGCTGATGGCCTTCCCGGTCCTCGCCGCCGCCATGTTCGCCCTCGCGGCGGACCGGGTGTTCGACGCGCACATCTACGACGCCGCGAACGGGGGAGCGCTGCTCTGGCAGCACCTGTTCTGGTTCTTCGGCCATCCCGAGGTGTACATCATCGCGCTGCCGTTCTTCGGCATCGTCTCGGAGATCTTCCCGGTGTTCAGCCGCAAGCCGATCTTCGGGTACAAGACCCTGATCTACGCGACGATCGCGATCGCGGCCCTGTCCGTCACCGTGTGGGCGCACCACATGTACGTGACCGGCTCGGTCCTGCTGCCGTGGTTCTCGCTGATGACCATGCTCATCGCGGTCCCGACCGGTGTGAAGATCTTCAACTGGGTCGGCACGATGTGGCGCGGTTCGCTCACGTTCGAGTCGCCGATGCTCTGGTCGATCGGCTTCCTGATCACCTTCACGTTCGGTGGTCTGACGGGTGTCATCCTCGCGTCGCCGCCGCTGGATTTCCACGTGTCCGACACGTACTTCGTCGTCGCGCACTTCCACTACGTGGTGTTCGGAACCGTCGTGTTCGCCATGTTCGCCGGCTTCTACTTCTGGTGGCCGAAGTGGACGGGCAAGATGCTGAACGACCGTCTCGGCAAGTGGCACTTCTGGCTGCTGTTCATCGGCTTCCACACGACGTTCCTCATCCAGCACTGGCTGGGCGTCGTCGGAATGCCGCGACGGTACGCGACCTACCTGCCGAGCGACGGCTTCACCTGGATGAACCAGGTGTCCTCGATCGGTGCGGGCATCCTGGCGATCTCGATGATCCCGTTCTTCGTGAACGTCTACCTCACGGCGCGCAACGCGCCGAAGGTCATGGTCAACGACCCGTGGGGTTACGGCCGCTCGCTCGAGTGGGCGACTTCCTGCCCGCCGCCGCGTCACAACTTCACGTCGATCCCGCGCATCCGTTCGGAGTCGCCGGCGTTCGACCTGAACCACCCCGAGGCCGGCATCCCGATCGGTGTCGGTGGCGGCAAGGACGCCCCGGACGCCCCCGTGCTCGACGTCGCAGACAACAAGGTGAAGTGA
- the coxB gene encoding cytochrome c oxidase subunit II — MRHNRRLRWAAIPIAATLVVVLAGCTQAQLHGFLPGFVEGESPVTNHTERISGLWVTSWIVLLIVGIVVWGLILWAVIVYRRRKGQSGLPVQLRYNMPIEIFYTIVPLILVLGFFAFTARDQNAIEQPYKNPDLKIQVYAKQWAWDFNYLTDNVYDPGIQVQPDDNSATPGSVQEGEIPTLYLPENKKITIQLDSRDVIHSFWVPAMLYKKDVIPGKTNYMYFETTDRTGTFVGKCAELCGEYHSAMLFNVKIVSQSEYDAHIQSLRDKGFEGSLGSEYDRNTNLPGTGAPKGNE; from the coding sequence GTGCGTCACAATCGCCGTCTCCGATGGGCTGCCATCCCGATTGCAGCGACACTCGTCGTTGTACTCGCGGGATGCACGCAAGCACAGCTGCACGGATTCCTCCCGGGATTCGTCGAGGGCGAGTCGCCCGTCACCAACCACACCGAGCGGATCAGCGGCCTCTGGGTCACCAGCTGGATCGTGCTGCTCATCGTCGGCATCGTGGTCTGGGGCCTCATCCTCTGGGCGGTCATCGTCTACCGCCGCCGGAAGGGCCAGAGCGGCCTCCCGGTCCAGCTGCGGTACAACATGCCGATCGAGATCTTCTACACGATCGTCCCGCTGATCCTGGTGCTCGGCTTCTTCGCCTTCACGGCGCGTGACCAGAACGCCATCGAGCAGCCGTACAAGAACCCGGACCTGAAGATCCAGGTGTACGCGAAGCAGTGGGCGTGGGACTTCAACTACCTCACCGACAACGTCTACGACCCGGGAATCCAGGTCCAGCCGGACGACAACAGCGCGACCCCCGGCTCGGTCCAGGAGGGTGAGATCCCGACCCTGTACCTCCCCGAGAACAAGAAGATCACCATCCAGCTCGACTCGCGCGATGTGATCCACTCGTTCTGGGTTCCGGCGATGCTCTACAAGAAGGACGTCATCCCCGGCAAGACCAACTACATGTACTTCGAGACGACGGACCGTACCGGCACCTTCGTCGGCAAGTGCGCCGAGCTCTGCGGCGAGTACCACTCCGCGATGCTCTTCAACGTGAAGATCGTGTCGCAGTCGGAGTACGACGCCCACATCCAGTCGCTGCGCGACAAGGGCTTCGAGGGCTCGCTCGGCTCCGAGTACGACCGCAACACGAACCTGCCCGGCACGGGTGCACCCAAGGGTAACGAGTAG
- the erpA gene encoding iron-sulfur cluster insertion protein ErpA, which produces MTDTILTEAKAHGVGLTDTAAAKVRSLLEQEGRDDLRLRVAVQPGGCSGLIYQLYFDERMLDGDATVDFDGVEVIVDKMSVPYLDGASIDFEDTIQKQGFTIDNPNATGSCACGDSFH; this is translated from the coding sequence ATGACCGACACAATTCTGACCGAGGCCAAGGCACACGGCGTCGGCCTCACCGACACCGCCGCCGCCAAGGTCAGGAGCCTGCTCGAGCAGGAAGGCCGCGACGACCTGCGTCTGCGCGTCGCCGTCCAGCCCGGCGGATGCTCCGGTCTGATCTACCAGCTGTACTTTGACGAGCGCATGCTCGACGGGGATGCGACGGTCGACTTCGACGGCGTCGAGGTCATCGTCGACAAGATGAGCGTGCCCTATCTGGACGGCGCCTCGATCGACTTCGAGGACACCATCCAGAAGCAGGGTTTCACCATCGACAACCCCAACGCGACCGGTTCCTGCGCCTGCGGAGACTCGTTCCACTGA
- a CDS encoding dipeptidase — MTDTLETPNAESPSAEERVRAAVEAGLPATIAELSRLVRIPSVSWAAYDPANVRASADAVAAMLTETGVFERVEVKQAPIQGETLGQPAVLATRAARNGRPTVLLYAHHDVQPQGDAAHWDTPPFEPTVRGDRLYGRGAADDKAGVMSHVASVRALTEALGPDFDLGLAVFIEGEEEFGSRSFANFLEQNKDALAADAIVVADSDNVDVNTPALTVSLRGNVTFRLTVSTLEHASHSGMYGGAAPDAMLAMVKLLATLHDDAGEVAVDGFLSHDTAAEPPHLSEEQFREEAALLPGVTPIGSGPILSRMWSKPTITVTGIDAPSVADASNTLLPTVAVRVSARVAPGQSAADAYAALERHLRAHAPFGAHIEIDDVDTGDPFLVDTAGWAATEAKRAMTDAWGADAVETGIGGSIPFIADLVREFPEAQILVTGVEDPDTRAHSPNESLHLGVFKRAILAEALLLARLDARQG, encoded by the coding sequence ATGACAGACACCCTTGAGACTCCGAACGCCGAATCCCCGAGCGCGGAGGAGCGCGTCCGCGCCGCCGTCGAGGCGGGACTGCCGGCGACGATCGCCGAGCTCTCCCGGCTGGTGCGCATCCCCTCGGTCTCGTGGGCGGCATACGACCCGGCGAACGTGCGCGCCAGCGCCGACGCGGTGGCGGCCATGCTCACCGAGACCGGTGTGTTCGAGCGCGTCGAGGTGAAGCAGGCGCCGATCCAGGGCGAGACGCTCGGCCAGCCGGCCGTGCTCGCCACCCGGGCGGCGAGGAACGGTCGCCCGACCGTGCTTCTGTACGCCCACCACGACGTCCAGCCGCAAGGGGACGCCGCGCACTGGGACACGCCGCCGTTCGAGCCGACGGTCCGCGGCGACCGGCTCTACGGCCGCGGGGCGGCGGACGACAAGGCCGGTGTGATGTCGCACGTCGCGAGCGTCCGCGCGCTCACCGAGGCCCTGGGTCCCGACTTCGACCTCGGCCTCGCCGTCTTCATCGAGGGCGAGGAGGAGTTCGGCTCCCGCTCGTTCGCGAACTTCCTCGAGCAGAACAAGGACGCACTGGCGGCCGACGCGATCGTCGTGGCCGACTCCGACAACGTCGACGTGAACACGCCCGCGCTCACCGTCTCGCTGCGCGGCAACGTCACCTTCCGGCTCACGGTCTCCACCCTCGAGCACGCCTCGCACTCCGGAATGTACGGGGGAGCGGCGCCGGACGCGATGCTCGCGATGGTGAAGCTGCTCGCGACGCTGCACGACGACGCGGGCGAGGTGGCCGTCGACGGCTTCCTCTCCCACGACACCGCGGCCGAGCCACCGCACCTGAGCGAGGAGCAGTTCCGCGAGGAGGCGGCGCTCCTGCCCGGCGTCACGCCGATCGGGAGCGGCCCCATCCTGTCGCGGATGTGGTCGAAGCCGACCATCACGGTCACCGGCATCGACGCTCCGAGTGTCGCCGACGCCTCCAACACGCTGCTGCCGACGGTCGCGGTGCGGGTGAGCGCCCGCGTGGCGCCCGGCCAGTCCGCCGCCGATGCCTACGCGGCGCTGGAGCGCCACCTGCGCGCGCACGCGCCGTTCGGGGCGCACATCGAGATCGACGACGTCGACACCGGCGACCCGTTCCTCGTCGACACGGCCGGCTGGGCGGCGACGGAGGCCAAGCGCGCCATGACCGACGCGTGGGGCGCCGACGCGGTCGAGACCGGCATCGGCGGCTCCATCCCGTTCATCGCCGACCTGGTGCGTGAGTTCCCCGAGGCGCAGATCCTGGTGACCGGCGTCGAGGACCCGGACACGCGGGCGCACAGCCCGAACGAGTCGCTGCACCTCGGCGTGTTCAAGCGGGCGATCCTCGCCGAGGCACTGCTTCTGGCGCGCCTCGACGCCCGTCAGGGCTGA
- a CDS encoding DUF3043 domain-containing protein → MAKRQNQATEAETPVVETPEETADRLKQGKGVPTPSRREQEAARKRPLVPNDRKEAARNARAKQAEAREKARVGMAAGDERYLTARDRGPQRRYVRDYVDARFSIGEFLIPVMLLVIVLSFLPWAFMQLWGLVALWAFFLIAVLDCVFLGFRVTKKIGDKFGKTKVERGLKWYAAMRALQLRVMRLPKPQVKRGQYPS, encoded by the coding sequence TTGGCGAAACGACAGAACCAGGCGACAGAGGCGGAGACGCCCGTCGTCGAGACCCCCGAAGAGACGGCCGACCGTCTCAAGCAGGGCAAGGGCGTGCCCACGCCCTCCCGCCGCGAGCAGGAGGCGGCGCGCAAGCGCCCGCTCGTGCCGAACGACCGCAAGGAGGCGGCCAGGAACGCGCGGGCGAAGCAGGCCGAGGCGCGCGAGAAGGCGCGTGTCGGCATGGCGGCAGGCGACGAGCGCTACCTGACCGCTCGCGACCGCGGGCCGCAGCGCCGCTACGTGCGCGACTACGTGGATGCGCGATTCAGCATCGGCGAGTTCCTCATCCCGGTGATGCTGCTGGTGATCGTGCTGAGCTTCCTGCCGTGGGCCTTCATGCAGCTCTGGGGTCTCGTCGCGCTCTGGGCGTTCTTCCTGATCGCCGTGCTCGACTGCGTGTTCCTCGGCTTCCGGGTGACGAAGAAGATCGGCGACAAGTTCGGCAAGACCAAGGTCGAGCGCGGGCTCAAGTGGTACGCCGCCATGCGCGCCCTCCAGCTGCGCGTGATGCGCCTGCCGAAGCCGCAGGTCAAACGCGGCCAGTACCCCAGCTGA
- a CDS encoding ribonuclease HI family protein produces the protein MTIVAAADGSALSNPGPAGWAWYVDDDRWSAGGWPHGTNNMGELMAVIDLLESTAHVDDDLRILCDSQYVINSVTKWMPGWKRKGWRKADGSPVLNRELLERLDRALQGRRYTFEWVKGHAGHELNEAADVRARAVATAYRDGDAIPIGPGWPGGSVAAAPERAVTPTAEAEAAASATARENATVEFDLFDGLPAEETDEEVVARLERELIEPAVRSDSARVAELLHPDFEEIGRSGRLWGRDAILQALADEDEPAAELAVLGTERIGSDTILLTARTVDARGGSLRSSLWLRSGGRWRLRFHQGTPEA, from the coding sequence GTGACGATCGTCGCAGCGGCGGACGGCTCCGCCCTCAGCAACCCCGGACCGGCCGGCTGGGCCTGGTACGTCGACGACGACCGCTGGTCGGCGGGCGGATGGCCGCACGGCACGAACAACATGGGCGAGCTCATGGCCGTCATCGACCTGCTGGAGTCGACGGCGCACGTTGACGACGACCTGCGCATCCTGTGCGACAGCCAGTACGTCATCAACTCGGTGACGAAGTGGATGCCGGGCTGGAAGCGGAAGGGCTGGCGCAAGGCCGACGGCTCCCCCGTGCTCAACCGCGAGTTGCTGGAGCGACTGGACCGCGCGCTGCAGGGCCGCCGCTACACCTTCGAGTGGGTGAAGGGGCACGCGGGCCACGAGCTCAACGAGGCCGCCGACGTGCGCGCCAGGGCTGTGGCGACCGCGTACCGCGACGGCGACGCCATCCCGATCGGTCCCGGCTGGCCCGGCGGTTCGGTGGCCGCGGCACCCGAGCGCGCCGTCACGCCGACCGCGGAAGCCGAGGCGGCCGCGTCTGCGACCGCGCGCGAGAACGCGACGGTCGAGTTCGACCTCTTCGACGGCCTGCCCGCCGAGGAGACGGACGAGGAGGTCGTCGCCCGCCTGGAGCGCGAGCTCATCGAGCCCGCGGTCCGCAGCGACTCCGCGCGGGTCGCCGAGCTGCTGCATCCCGACTTCGAGGAGATCGGCCGCTCCGGCCGGCTCTGGGGCCGCGACGCCATCCTGCAGGCCCTCGCCGACGAGGACGAGCCCGCGGCCGAACTCGCCGTGCTCGGTACCGAGCGCATCGGCTCCGACACGATCCTGCTCACCGCACGGACGGTGGATGCGCGCGGCGGCAGTCTGCGCAGCTCGCTGTGGCTGCGCAGCGGCGGCCGCTGGCGCCTACGCTTCCACCAGGGGACGCCGGAGGCGTAG
- a CDS encoding quinone-dependent dihydroorotate dehydrogenase, protein MYRTLFSLVLSKLDPERAHHLAFLVIRALPAVGLGGLVRRFTAPDPSLAVEALGLRFDSPFGVAAGFDKDGEAVLGLGDLGFGHVEVGTITAIAQPGNEKPRLFRLIPDRAVINRMGFNNRGAGVAANRLLRVVRGRRRRPVLGVNIGKSRVVAVEDATADYLTSARALAPVADYLVVNVSSPNTPGLRGLQELELLAPLLRAVKEVAGEKPLLVKIAPDLTDEQVERIAGLVVELGLAGIIATNTTIARDGLSTDPAVVEAAGAGGLSGAPLAERSLAVLRLIRASVPAELCVISVGGVETAEDVQERLDAGATLVQGYTAFLYRGPLWARQINRGLLRLRRPLVEA, encoded by the coding sequence ATGTATCGCACACTCTTCTCCCTCGTCCTGTCCAAGCTCGACCCCGAGCGGGCCCACCACCTCGCCTTCCTGGTGATCCGCGCGCTGCCCGCGGTGGGGCTCGGCGGCCTGGTGCGCCGGTTCACGGCGCCGGATCCGTCGCTCGCGGTCGAGGCGCTCGGCCTCCGCTTCGACTCGCCGTTCGGTGTCGCGGCGGGCTTCGACAAGGACGGCGAGGCCGTCCTCGGCCTCGGCGACCTGGGCTTCGGGCACGTCGAGGTCGGCACGATCACCGCGATCGCGCAGCCGGGCAACGAGAAGCCCCGACTGTTCCGGCTCATCCCCGACCGTGCCGTCATCAACCGGATGGGCTTCAACAACCGTGGCGCAGGCGTCGCCGCGAACCGCCTCCTGAGGGTGGTGCGCGGGCGTCGTCGACGCCCCGTGCTCGGCGTCAACATCGGCAAGAGCCGGGTCGTCGCGGTGGAGGATGCCACCGCGGACTACCTGACCAGCGCCAGGGCGCTCGCGCCCGTCGCCGACTACCTCGTCGTCAACGTCAGCTCCCCGAACACCCCCGGCCTGCGCGGGCTGCAGGAGCTGGAGCTGCTGGCCCCGCTGCTGCGCGCGGTCAAGGAGGTTGCGGGGGAGAAGCCGCTGCTGGTGAAGATCGCGCCCGACCTCACCGATGAGCAGGTCGAGAGGATCGCCGGCCTCGTGGTCGAGCTCGGCCTCGCCGGGATCATCGCCACGAACACCACCATCGCCCGCGACGGTCTCTCGACCGATCCCGCGGTCGTCGAGGCGGCCGGAGCGGGAGGCCTCTCCGGCGCACCGCTCGCCGAGCGCTCTCTCGCGGTCCTCCGGCTGATCCGGGCGAGCGTGCCCGCCGAGCTGTGCGTGATCTCCGTCGGCGGCGTCGAGACGGCCGAGGATGTGCAGGAGCGGCTGGACGCGGGAGCCACGCTCGTGCAGGGCTACACCGCGTTCCTCTACCGCGGACCGCTGTGGGCCCGGCAGATCAACCGCGGGCTGCTACGCCTCCGGCGTCCCCTGGTGGAAGCGTAG
- the nrdR gene encoding transcriptional regulator NrdR, which translates to MFCPFCRHPDSRVIDSRTSDDGLSIRRRRQCPECGRRFSTTETASLSVIKRSGVVEPFSREKIVLGVRKACQGRPVTDSDLAVLAQKVEETIRSTGASQIEANDIGLAILPELRELDEVAYLRFASVYQAFDSLEDFEDAIQQLRVAHHGEPADVQA; encoded by the coding sequence ATGTTCTGCCCTTTCTGCCGCCACCCGGACTCCCGCGTCATCGACTCGCGCACGAGCGATGACGGCCTGTCGATCCGGCGCCGTCGGCAGTGCCCGGAGTGCGGCAGGCGGTTCTCCACCACCGAGACCGCGAGCCTCAGCGTGATCAAGCGCAGCGGGGTGGTGGAGCCGTTCAGCCGCGAGAAGATCGTGCTCGGCGTCCGGAAGGCCTGCCAGGGCCGGCCGGTGACCGATTCCGACCTTGCTGTGCTGGCGCAGAAGGTCGAGGAGACCATCCGCTCGACGGGCGCATCCCAGATCGAGGCGAACGACATCGGGCTGGCGATCCTTCCGGAGCTGCGCGAGCTCGATGAGGTCGCCTACCTGCGGTTCGCGAGCGTCTACCAGGCGTTCGACTCGCTCGAGGACTTCGAGGACGCCATCCAGCAGCTCCGGGTCGCCCACCACGGCGAGCCGGCCGACGTCCAGGCCTGA
- the hisD gene encoding histidinol dehydrogenase: protein MMKTIDLRGIQPTRASFERLVPRPVVDVQVAMHAAAELIEDVRARGAAALADQAERFDGGAPASIRVPASEIAAAVAALPADVRAALEEAIARVREATAAQVPPRAETVIRPGATIIQRWQPVERAGLYVPGGKAVYPSSVVMSAVPAQVAGVSSVALVSPPQREFGGAVHPAILGAAGLLGIDEVYAMGGAGAIGALAWGVEDIGLEPVQVITGPGNIYVAAAKRLVRGQTGIDAEAGTTEILVIADDSADPRLVAADLISQAEHDEAAASLLVTDSPAFAERVAAELEGLAGATRHSERVRTALGGQQSALVLVDDLPAAAAFSNAYGPEHLEIQTADDDAVLAHIQNAGAIFLGPNSPVSLGDYLAGSNHVLPTGGQARFSPGLGAYSFLRPQQVIRYEQDALREVADRIVALSGAEDLPAHGEAVTIRFTD from the coding sequence ATGATGAAGACCATCGATCTCCGCGGAATCCAGCCTACTCGCGCCTCCTTCGAGCGCCTCGTCCCGCGTCCCGTCGTGGATGTGCAGGTCGCCATGCATGCGGCGGCCGAGTTGATCGAGGATGTGCGCGCACGCGGAGCGGCCGCCCTGGCCGACCAGGCCGAGCGGTTCGACGGCGGCGCCCCGGCCTCGATCCGGGTCCCCGCGTCGGAGATCGCCGCGGCGGTCGCGGCCCTGCCCGCCGACGTGCGCGCCGCCCTCGAGGAGGCGATCGCGCGGGTGCGGGAGGCGACGGCGGCCCAGGTGCCGCCGCGTGCGGAGACGGTCATCCGGCCGGGCGCGACGATCATCCAGCGCTGGCAGCCGGTCGAGCGCGCCGGACTGTACGTGCCGGGCGGCAAGGCGGTGTATCCGTCGAGCGTCGTGATGAGCGCGGTACCCGCCCAGGTCGCCGGCGTGTCGTCCGTGGCGCTGGTGAGCCCGCCGCAGCGCGAGTTCGGCGGAGCGGTGCACCCGGCCATCCTCGGGGCCGCAGGGCTTCTCGGCATCGACGAGGTGTACGCGATGGGCGGCGCCGGCGCCATCGGCGCGCTCGCCTGGGGCGTCGAGGACATCGGGCTCGAGCCCGTCCAGGTGATCACGGGGCCGGGCAACATCTACGTCGCCGCCGCGAAGCGCCTCGTCCGCGGCCAGACCGGGATCGATGCGGAGGCCGGCACCACCGAGATCCTGGTGATCGCCGACGACAGCGCCGACCCGCGCCTCGTCGCCGCCGACCTGATCAGCCAGGCCGAGCACGACGAGGCAGCCGCCTCGCTGCTTGTCACCGACAGCCCCGCCTTCGCCGAGCGCGTCGCCGCGGAACTGGAGGGACTGGCCGGCGCGACCCGGCACTCGGAGCGCGTGCGCACCGCCCTCGGCGGCCAGCAGTCCGCGCTCGTGCTCGTCGACGACCTCCCCGCGGCGGCGGCGTTCAGCAACGCCTACGGCCCCGAGCACCTGGAGATCCAGACCGCCGACGACGACGCGGTGCTGGCGCACATCCAGAACGCGGGCGCGATCTTCCTCGGTCCGAACTCGCCCGTCAGCCTCGGCGACTACCTCGCCGGCTCCAACCACGTGCTGCCGACCGGTGGCCAGGCCCGATTCTCGCCGGGCCTCGGCGCGTACTCGTTCCTGCGCCCGCAGCAGGTCATCCGCTACGAGCAGGATGCCCTGCGCGAGGTCGCGGACCGCATCGTCGCGTTGTCCGGCGCCGAAGACCTCCCGGCGCACGGCGAGGCGGTCACCATCCGCTTCACAGACTGA
- a CDS encoding flavin reductase family protein, with protein sequence MNSSASEPAADQATARPLDPTPDLAAFRQAFRRHAAGVAIVTAQDADGNPVGFTATSLASLAAVPPLATFNMALSASSWPAIAETDLVAIHMLGVRNKAVAEILSADNSSRFLGDHWYRGPHGLPVIREVTAWMVGRIVERFPVHNSAVVVVQIEEGGFGADDEPLLYHQRRYHRPSELD encoded by the coding sequence ATGAACAGCTCAGCCTCCGAGCCCGCCGCCGACCAGGCGACCGCCCGACCCCTCGATCCCACCCCTGACCTCGCCGCCTTCCGCCAGGCCTTCCGCCGCCATGCCGCGGGCGTCGCGATCGTGACCGCGCAGGACGCGGACGGCAACCCGGTCGGGTTCACCGCCACCTCGCTGGCCTCGCTGGCTGCGGTCCCCCCGCTCGCGACCTTCAACATGGCGCTGTCGGCCTCGAGCTGGCCGGCGATCGCTGAGACGGACCTGGTCGCCATCCACATGCTCGGGGTGCGCAACAAGGCCGTCGCCGAGATCCTCTCGGCCGACAACTCGAGCCGGTTCCTCGGCGACCACTGGTACCGCGGCCCGCACGGGCTCCCGGTGATCAGGGAGGTCACCGCCTGGATGGTCGGACGGATCGTCGAGCGCTTCCCGGTCCACAACAGCGCCGTCGTCGTCGTGCAGATCGAGGAAGGCGGCTTCGGCGCGGACGACGAGCCACTGCTCTATCACCAGCGCCGCTACCACCGGCCGAGCGAACTCGACTGA